The nucleotide sequence GGATTAAAAAGAGGGCTGAAAAATCAAACAATTGCGCACCTCCACGAAGGAGTGGAACCAATTGCCAGGCAACAATCAATAGCGTCAGCGCTCCCTCGGAAAGAGCAACCTTGCCCGAGAAAAACCCCAACACCCTGGCGCCAACGGCAATAATCATGGTGGTAACACTGCCTAATGCCAGGATGTGAAGTATGGCGTCCCACGTGGGATCGGCAAAAATCAATGCAAAGGCAATGGCCAGTGCCCAGAAAAAATTAAAGACAAAGGCAAGGACAAGGGAAGTAAAGCCCGTTTTAATCAATGCCGGGATGACGCCGAGAAAAGCAAGGTAGATAATAATAGCAAGGGCCATTAATATGCCCGTCACTTGCAGCAGTTCCATTTCAGTAAAAACGGTCAGTCCCAGCACAACCACAGAAGCAATAGCTGTCAGGGCAAAGAGCACGCCACCAAGGGAGTTAAAACGTTTTGCTCCCAGCACATTGGCAATCAGTTGCTGACCCGCCGCCAGAACGATAAGAAAAACACCGGACCACAGGACAAAGAAGCCTTGCGGCGGTTGGCTTAAATCAAGCCAGGGAGCGACGGCCAGCGTCAGAAATCCGACAAAGAAAAGGCTCCCAATGGGGATAAGGCGTTCCTGAGCTCCACCAAGAGCGGTACGAACCATAACGAAAAGCAGCCAGAGATTACCTGCTGTAATAAGCGCATTGCCTGCTATTTGCACATTCGCCGAAGGAATGACTTTTAGTATGACACCCAAAAGAATAAGCGGATAAATCCAGATTACCTGCTCTGATTTTGGTGGTGATCCCCCCAGGACATGTGCTCCTGACTGCAAAGCAAATCCGGCAACAAATAATCCAAAGAATACAAAAACCTGGACAGACAAATGAACCGCTTTTAAATCGGCATAGCCGGGTAAAATATCGACAAGCCCGTTCAGCATTGCCCAGGTCCAGCTTCCCAGGGGAAACCCGATGAAAAGACCTGCCAGCATGGCAGCGCCCCAAAAACGATGAAAGACAGGTATTCGTGTCCGCTTCATGGATGAGATTTGATAAGAACTTCTATTGCGTTTAAATAGAGACATTTGTTTTAATCCTAAGGGTGATTTTTTTTGTATTTAGTGGATAAAGGTGAAGTACGATTTTTTCAGATGGGCAAAGGAGTAATCATTTATTCCGCAAGGTCGCTTTTTTGTTGGAATTATAGCAAAAACAAGGCCGGAAAACAATTGTAAAAAGAGGCCCCCGATTCTTGAAAGGATTGCCCCTTTCCTTTTCACTCCGGCCCGTCATGCGGCAACCCTCCCCAAGTGCTGTATAGACTGGAGACATGAGTAACAGCAAGTTTATAACTCCACCGAAAATATCCGTAAAATGGGGGAAGCCACAAGCCAGAATTGCAGGGCGGCTTTCTTTTGCATACTTATTCTTTGCCGGAATTTATGCCCCTTGAGGGTAAAGAAAAGTATGAAGGCTTTTAATTCTTTTTTTGACAGGATTTACAGGATCAACTGGATTTTAACCCATAACCTGCAACCCTATCCCCCTTTTTTTCCTAAAAGGTCTTACCAATCTTTTCTTCCCATCAAACGCAGCCGAGTGGAACTGTTATCTGTGGAAATAAGGGTTTATACTGTCTGAGCGAAGCGAGTTTATAAACCCGCCACAGATAGCAGTGGAACGAGGGAAGCCGCAGGCCAAGATGTAGGGCGGCCTTTCTTTTGCATACTTTATCTTTCACCCTCAAGGGCATAAAGGCCGTCAAAGAAAAGTATGAAGGCTTTTAATTCTTTTTCTTTTGACAGGATTTACAGGATCAACTGGATTTTAACCCATAACCTGCAACCCTATTCCCCCTCTTTCCCCATATCCAAAACCGCTTTAGAAATCTGAAATGTTGTATCTTCCAGCATACCGATAAGAAATATAAATCCCTCCCTGCTCCGTTTACTGAAAGTGACTTCCCCCGAATTGTGGGCATGAAAATCCCTCAAAAAAGCCAAAATAAAACCGACTCTCTGCAATGCATCGAAGGGATGATCATCTTCATGGAAAAGTGGATTTGGTCTGCTCATAGCTATCTCCTTTCAATATTAAATATGGTTATTTCAAAAATAAAGTAACATTTGATGTCCACTATACCGCATTTAATGTTACCATTCAAGATAAAATTCAATATTTGATATGGTTCTTGTATTCCTCTAAATGTCGGATAATCTGTTTTTCTAATAGAAAAACAATAACTTTAGGGGGTAAGTAATGAATAAAAAGGAACTGTTAGGGATAAGAGTGAAAGAATTGCGTAAGGCCAAAGGCCTGACTCAAGAAAAACTATCGGAACAACTGAATATTGACCCGAAACAATTAAGCAGAATAGAAGTGGGCAAGAGCTTCCCCTCCTTCGATACGCTTGAAAATATTACCAGGGTATTGGAAGTAGAGATGAAAGAACTTTTTGAGTTTGAGCGCCACCTTAAAAGTCCGCAAGAGATGAGAGCGGAGATTGAAAAACTGATTAATAAAGCAGATGATGAAAAGCTTGTTCTTTTGTTGAATTTGATCAGGGCGGCAGTGGAGAAGTAGAGGGGGGGGGTATTAAAATAAAGAGCAGTGGCTCTGCTCTTTATTTGCTAGAGTGGAATTAAGTATTTTGTCCCCAGAATTCCTGTCCTTAATATGGGAGCTAATTAATTTTCCCCCTCTGTTCTAATGCGTTATGCCCACTGATTTGTGAGAATTGATTATATTTAGTTCACCTACAAGTAGGTGATTTTATAGATTTAATTTTTTAAGGATTATTAATTGAAACCGGTAGCTAAGAATACAATCCTATCTGAAGTTGAAGGCTACTTATCAAATCTACTCATATAGTTAAAGTCATTTACCAGTGTCATTTTTAATATTGATTTCCAGTAATTATGTCCAAAAGCTTTTTTATTTTTCTCACATTCCTCAATAATAGTTTCTTTTATATCTTCGATTGGCAACTTTTTGATGAATGCATTTATTGAAGTTTCGAATTCAGATATAACTGAATCACTACTCTCTTTAAATCGCTGAAATAAATTTAATTTATAATAGTGACTTTCAATCAAATGAAATAATTCTGGATCAATACCATATTTATTCTCTAAATAATACCTCAAATCTAATTCGCCAGAATTCTCCATTACTTCAACAAATAGAAACTGTACGTCTGGTAGTTCATCAAGATATAAATTTAAAAAAATCCTTTTGTTGTCTTCTCTCCACGCTGTACTTTTTAGACTATTACAGGTAGTGCAACAAGGAAATAAGTTTTTAGGATTAACGACATATTCAGCAAATTCTTCTTTTGGGATAAGATGATCGAATGAGTTTACTTCACTTATAGTGCAATTCTGACAAGTGTTAATTATTCTGTTATTTTCATCTGTAGTTAATTGTACTTTAAGCTCTTGAAGGACTTTACTTTTAAATACATATAATTTATGTAAAATCTTCTTTTCGTCCCCTGTATATCCTAGGCTGTGTAATGTCTCTAATTTATCTTCATCAAATTTCTCATCATATTTTTTAAATTGTTTTTCAATTGCATCATTTAACGCAGAAACTCTTGCCTTATAAGTAGGATCCTCTTCTGAGTTTCTTTTATGGCCGACAACCTTCTTGTGAAATTCAAAAGTATCTTGATCGTAAATGTTTAAGTTTTTCATTGATTTAGTTTACTTTTGATGTATAAACGAGCATTTAAGCTTAACGGTATTTTATCCGCTTCCAAAGCTGAAACAATTTCAGAGTATGCTTTTTCTTTTTCAATTAAATTATCTATTATTTTTTTGTATTGCTTTTCAATATTTTTATTTCCAAATACTTCCTCAGTAAGTACTGTTAAGTTTTCACCAAACGACTCAAGGCCAATTTTTCTTATTGATGATATATTTTCGTGCCTTTCAATAATATAAACATTATTTGAAAAAAGTTCTTGGATTAGTAGCGGAGAATGCGTTGTTATAATGCAGTATGATTGAAATTGTTGAACTAAATCACATATTGTGTTCATTAATTGTGATATAGCATTGGGATGTAAGTGTGTTTCCGGTTCGTCAAAAAGGAGTAGAGAGTCCAACCGTATGTTTGATATTATTTCGGTGATTATGTATAGAATAATACTCTGACCAGAACTTAGTTTATCTTTAATTTTATTAAAACCATCTATACTGACAGCGTAGCCATTAATTGTCTTATCATCATCTTTTTCAACAATAAACGTGTTTATAATTTCTTCATCAATGAAATTTAAAAGAATTTTTCTCCATTTATATATTCTCTGGAGCTTTTCGATTCTTTTCCAATTGTTATGGAAACGAAGAACTTGTTGTCTTTGTGAAAGTAATTCTTTTTTTTCACTTTTCTCATTGAGCAAACCACAGTAAATATAATTGAAATACGATGTTTTTTTTGGTAATTCAAAATTGTCAAAAAGGCTATAAGAAACAGCAATTACTTTGCTAAAAAGTGGTGCTCTTGGACTGAAATGCTCATCCTTTTTTTGAGAAATTTTTATTGGTAACGATGTTATCAGCTGAGTTTTGCCAGTTCCATTTTTGCCAATAA is from Deltaproteobacteria bacterium and encodes:
- a CDS encoding HNH endonuclease, with the translated sequence MKNLNIYDQDTFEFHKKVVGHKRNSEEDPTYKARVSALNDAIEKQFKKYDEKFDEDKLETLHSLGYTGDEKKILHKLYVFKSKVLQELKVQLTTDENNRIINTCQNCTISEVNSFDHLIPKEEFAEYVVNPKNLFPCCTTCNSLKSTAWREDNKRIFLNLYLDELPDVQFLFVEVMENSGELDLRYYLENKYGIDPELFHLIESHYYKLNLFQRFKESSDSVISEFETSINAFIKKLPIEDIKETIIEECEKNKKAFGHNYWKSILKMTLVNDFNYMSRFDK
- a CDS encoding NnrS family protein, coding for MSLFKRNRSSYQISSMKRTRIPVFHRFWGAAMLAGLFIGFPLGSWTWAMLNGLVDILPGYADLKAVHLSVQVFVFFGLFVAGFALQSGAHVLGGSPPKSEQVIWIYPLILLGVILKVIPSANVQIAGNALITAGNLWLLFVMVRTALGGAQERLIPIGSLFFVGFLTLAVAPWLDLSQPPQGFFVLWSGVFLIVLAAGQQLIANVLGAKRFNSLGGVLFALTAIASVVVLGLTVFTEMELLQVTGILMALAIIIYLAFLGVIPALIKTGFTSLVLAFVFNFFWALAIAFALIFADPTWDAILHILALGSVTTMIIAVGARVLGFFSGKVALSEGALTLLIVAWQLVPLLRGGAQLFDFSALFLILWAEILFSLWAILCFKRVLKVMNPDKVEE
- a CDS encoding helix-turn-helix domain-containing protein — encoded protein: MNKKELLGIRVKELRKAKGLTQEKLSEQLNIDPKQLSRIEVGKSFPSFDTLENITRVLEVEMKELFEFERHLKSPQEMRAEIEKLINKADDEKLVLLLNLIRAAVEK